One Nitrospira sp. DNA segment encodes these proteins:
- a CDS encoding carbamoyltransferase: MSYILGISAFYHDSAACLIRDGEIVAAAQEERFTRKKHDPGFPSHAIAYCLKEGGITLGELRYIVFYDKPLVKFERLLETYLAFAPKGLQSFVAAMPVWLKEKLFLRNLLTKEFLMLAPAMTKSDLPQVLFGEHHESHAASAFYPSPYDKAVVLCMDGVGEWATTSAWLGEGNSLTPLWEIPFPHSLGLLYSAFTYYTGFKVNSGEYKVMGLAPYGEPKYVKAIYDQVLDLKPDGTFRLNMDYFNYCTGLTMTGSKFDAVFGGPPRKPESKLTQREMDLARSIQEVTEEVMLRVTRTLHRETGVDYLCMAGGVALNCVGNGRILREGPFKGIWIQPAAGDAGGAVGAALSAWHRYDDQPRLTTGVDRMKGSYLGPNHTNGEIERFLKKVDAPYEILGDELLFDRVAKNLAEGKVVGWLQGRMEFGPRALGGRSILGDARNTKMQSVMNLKIKYRESFRPFAPSVVRERVSDFFEMNTDSPYMLLVAPVQEKRRVPLPAEQTGLWGIDLLNVPRSDIPAVTHLDYSARIQTVHEATNPRYYRLLKSFEAQTGCPVLVNTSFNVRGEPIVCTPEDALRCFMRTEMDVLVLENCVLYKSQQKPLANDTNWQKEFELD, translated from the coding sequence GTGAGTTATATTCTGGGGATTTCGGCTTTCTACCATGATAGTGCGGCGTGCCTGATTCGTGACGGCGAGATTGTTGCCGCGGCCCAGGAGGAGCGGTTTACGCGAAAGAAGCACGATCCGGGCTTTCCATCTCATGCCATCGCCTACTGTTTGAAAGAGGGAGGCATCACTCTGGGGGAGCTCCGGTATATCGTCTTCTACGATAAACCGCTCGTGAAATTTGAGCGGTTGCTCGAAACCTACTTGGCCTTTGCTCCGAAAGGGCTCCAGTCGTTTGTCGCCGCTATGCCGGTGTGGCTGAAAGAAAAGCTGTTTCTCCGCAATCTGCTCACGAAGGAATTCCTCATGCTCGCTCCGGCGATGACGAAGTCCGACCTGCCCCAGGTGCTGTTCGGCGAGCACCATGAATCGCATGCGGCCTCCGCGTTTTATCCCTCGCCGTATGACAAGGCGGTGGTTCTCTGTATGGATGGAGTGGGGGAGTGGGCCACGACTTCGGCGTGGCTCGGTGAAGGTAACTCTCTCACCCCGCTGTGGGAAATCCCCTTCCCCCATTCCCTGGGGCTCCTCTATTCAGCTTTCACGTACTACACCGGGTTCAAGGTCAATTCAGGCGAATATAAGGTGATGGGTTTGGCCCCGTATGGCGAACCCAAATATGTCAAAGCGATCTATGATCAAGTGCTTGACCTCAAGCCTGACGGGACGTTCCGCTTGAACATGGACTATTTCAACTACTGCACCGGACTAACCATGACAGGGAGCAAGTTCGATGCGGTGTTCGGTGGGCCGCCGCGGAAGCCGGAAAGCAAGTTGACGCAACGGGAGATGGACTTGGCCCGTTCGATCCAAGAAGTAACGGAGGAAGTTATGCTCCGTGTGACCAGGACCCTGCACCGTGAAACCGGGGTCGACTACCTCTGCATGGCCGGAGGAGTGGCGCTCAATTGTGTGGGGAACGGGCGGATTCTACGAGAGGGTCCGTTCAAGGGCATCTGGATTCAGCCGGCGGCCGGGGATGCGGGTGGAGCGGTAGGCGCTGCGCTGTCTGCCTGGCACCGGTATGATGATCAGCCGAGGCTCACGACGGGCGTTGACCGGATGAAGGGGAGTTATCTAGGACCGAATCATACCAATGGTGAGATCGAACGGTTTCTTAAGAAGGTCGATGCTCCGTATGAAATCCTCGGCGACGAGCTGCTCTTTGATCGCGTGGCTAAGAATCTTGCTGAGGGCAAGGTCGTCGGATGGCTGCAGGGGCGGATGGAGTTCGGTCCGCGAGCGTTGGGAGGTCGCAGCATCCTCGGGGATGCCCGAAATACCAAGATGCAGTCGGTGATGAATCTCAAGATTAAATATCGCGAATCGTTCCGCCCCTTTGCCCCTTCGGTCGTACGGGAACGCGTATCGGATTTCTTCGAGATGAATACGGACAGTCCCTATATGTTGTTGGTCGCGCCGGTGCAGGAAAAGCGGCGGGTACCGCTGCCGGCCGAACAGACCGGCCTCTGGGGGATCGACCTCCTCAACGTTCCGCGATCCGATATTCCAGCTGTCACCCATTTGGACTATTCAGCCCGGATTCAAACCGTTCATGAGGCAACCAATCCGCGGTATTACCGGTTGCTCAAATCGTTTGAAGCGCAAACCGGCTGTCCCGTTCTCGTCAACACCTCTTTTAATGTTCGCGGAGAGCCGATTGTGTGTACACCGGAGGATGCGTTGCGGTGCTTTATGCGCACCGAAATGGATGTGTTGGTGTTGGAGAATTGTGTCCTCTACAAATCGCAGCAAAAGCCGTTGGCGAACGACACGAACTGGCAAAAGGAATTCGAGCTAGACTAG
- a CDS encoding SxtJ family membrane protein, with amino-acid sequence MNRSYQSPSQKDLRQFGLLVGSVFAAIGLWPLLFRSESPRLWAMILASLLIVLGAVVPQSLKQVHYGWMKIGHVLGSINTRIILGIIYYLLITPMGLVMRLMGKDSMHRAMVKEVTTYRVVRAPRPRQHMQNQF; translated from the coding sequence ATGAATCGATCATACCAATCACCTAGCCAGAAAGATTTGCGGCAGTTTGGGCTCCTGGTTGGGAGTGTGTTTGCCGCGATCGGATTGTGGCCTCTCCTGTTTCGGAGTGAATCGCCTCGCCTTTGGGCGATGATTCTCGCAAGTCTGCTCATTGTTCTCGGTGCGGTTGTTCCGCAGAGTCTGAAACAGGTTCACTACGGCTGGATGAAGATCGGTCATGTTCTCGGCTCGATCAACACGAGGATCATCCTCGGAATCATTTATTATCTTCTCATTACCCCGATGGGGCTTGTTATGCGGCTGATGGGTAAAGATTCCATGCATCGCGCGATGGTCAAGGAAGTCACAACCTATCGCGTTGTGAGAGCCCCGCGGCCCCGGCAGCATATGCAAAACCAATTCTAG
- a CDS encoding GDSL-type esterase/lipase family protein: MIIAILFCELGLRMVGYTNPADFKPPRTGMAPRHYYVSDPINGYDIAKNFSDGGFLAPDYIHAYGAPIPVSSNSLGCRDRSFDPQDGYVLLLGDSLTWGYVALEQTWGAILEQHLGRRVLKCGVGGYGSRAELHKLEDVVARAGRPRLVIVGHFTNDLLDDYLYPSITVIDGYAVSKAVLADPTRGGRKVRSDEHLQALLKKSLEPQPKSIGFIGRAKDMMAAHSILYNLLQDSEARRRVASWFGFAKPPSPLPGVEAFRDVVEFPWLEQAWEGHLENLRQLNSAVEALGATMLVVMFPAAAQVYDSLRPQEDNLQWEYPNQRLTEFFQREHIAFVDLLPAFRRYAYCSGSSTAHAEGDLYWAHDRHPNVRGNRLAGFLINRQVLEGTFVKIDDQSARLSGIDQLLNAEGRCRFSGDSQ; the protein is encoded by the coding sequence ATGATTATTGCCATTCTGTTTTGCGAGCTAGGCTTGCGCATGGTCGGCTATACGAACCCTGCCGATTTTAAACCTCCACGCACAGGTATGGCACCTAGGCACTACTATGTATCAGACCCAATCAACGGCTATGACATTGCTAAAAATTTTTCTGACGGTGGTTTCTTGGCTCCCGATTACATCCATGCGTATGGAGCTCCGATTCCGGTTTCCTCCAATAGTTTGGGTTGCCGCGATCGATCATTCGATCCACAAGACGGCTATGTATTGCTGCTCGGGGATAGCCTTACCTGGGGATATGTTGCGCTTGAGCAAACCTGGGGAGCAATACTTGAACAGCATCTCGGTAGGAGAGTGCTGAAATGCGGGGTCGGAGGCTATGGTTCGCGCGCCGAGCTGCACAAGCTGGAAGACGTCGTTGCTCGTGCAGGACGACCGCGGTTGGTGATTGTCGGGCATTTCACGAATGATCTCCTTGATGACTATCTGTATCCTAGTATAACGGTGATCGACGGATATGCGGTCAGCAAGGCGGTACTGGCCGATCCTACGAGAGGTGGTCGCAAAGTCCGTTCCGATGAGCACCTACAGGCACTGTTGAAAAAATCCCTAGAACCGCAACCTAAATCTATAGGTTTCATCGGCCGTGCGAAAGATATGATGGCCGCGCATTCGATCCTGTACAACCTGTTGCAGGATTCTGAAGCTCGACGGCGCGTCGCGTCCTGGTTCGGCTTTGCAAAACCGCCCTCTCCGCTTCCTGGGGTAGAAGCCTTTCGGGACGTAGTCGAATTCCCTTGGCTGGAGCAAGCCTGGGAAGGACATCTCGAGAACCTACGACAGTTGAATTCAGCGGTGGAAGCGTTAGGTGCCACCATGCTCGTCGTGATGTTCCCAGCGGCTGCTCAGGTCTATGACTCATTGCGACCACAGGAAGACAATCTTCAGTGGGAGTATCCTAATCAACGGCTGACGGAGTTCTTTCAACGAGAACACATTGCGTTTGTTGACTTATTGCCGGCATTCCGGCGGTATGCGTACTGCAGTGGAAGTTCGACGGCCCATGCTGAGGGCGACTTGTATTGGGCTCACGATCGTCATCCGAATGTCAGAGGTAATCGTTTAGCCGGGTTTCTGATTAACCGCCAGGTACTGGAAGGGACCTTCGTGAAAATTGACGACCAGAGTGCGCGATTGTCGGGCATTGATCAACTCTTGAATGCAGAGGGTCGATGTCGCTTTAGTGGAGACTCTCAATGA
- a CDS encoding DUF5989 family protein codes for MGEFLTELWAFMKERKKFWLLPVLLVLLMFGTLIVFTQGSAVAPFIYTLF; via the coding sequence ATGGGAGAATTTCTGACCGAATTGTGGGCCTTCATGAAAGAGCGCAAGAAGTTCTGGCTGTTGCCGGTCCTCTTGGTATTATTGATGTTCGGAACGCTGATCGTTTTCACGCAAGGATCCGCGGTTGCTCCGTTCATTTATACGTTGTTCTAG